Genomic DNA from Dermacentor variabilis isolate Ectoservices chromosome 6, ASM5094787v1, whole genome shotgun sequence:
ATTTCTCGTGATGTCATGTAGAAGCCATTTGACGATACCATAGTTGCGCTGCGGGCACGTCGGTGCCCCAAAATGTAATCTGAATACCAAGACAAGGCCACTCTTGCAGCGACGTATACGTACAGCTGCATGCCCGTGAAGCTGCGGATGTAGATAGCCCGTAGCTCTAGTAAAAACGTTTTATTGACGAACAAggactacattgcattctaaagaaACGAGAAGTAACCTACCGCATTAAGACAGCTACAACGCGCATATAAGTATTTTACAATCCGCGAAGTCGCGCTAACGTACCGGAACGCGGCTTTAAGCGCGAGAAACGGTCATTGCTAGAAATGAACATCTTGGGGCCAAATaaatccaatatatatatatatatatatatatatatatatatatatatatatatatatatataatgttcgtGAAAAAATACTTAAACCTGAAAATATTCAGTGTTGCTTTTTACTGCGCAGTGCAAGCCACCAGAGAAGGGTCGACGTATGGACATTTCGAAAGGCATGCAGACAAATCAAGGCATGTAGACGAATCGCGCCTTTATTCGCACGAAATCTGAGTAAGACAGCGCgttaaaacaaaatatataaagaCAGTAAAACACAACGTAAAATCATGTTAAAACCGACGAAATCGGATTGCACAGTGATGATAACATATCCTTCAAGAACATATGAATTCGAACGCCATAAAGAGAAGGAATAAGAACGTTACTTGAACATAAATCATTAAAACGTTAAAAAGTGAACCAGGTTAGGTGGAACAACAGTTCACACAATGCAGCCAGAACGCGAAGAATGCTGACGGGCAGGACCAACGGACTGCTGCTGCAATTCGGAAGGCGGCAGCTCCAACGCGTTCGGCGAGGTTTCGAACAGCACTTGGCCGACGTCGGCATCGCCGCCACCATCTCGTCGCTGCGTCGACGTGGACGCGGTCTCGACGTCCATACTTCCGGCGGCGACGTCTACGAGCTCTCGGGGTCTCGTCGCTCGCGCTGACGTCTTGCGGTGGGGCCCGGTCGTGCCCCGTTGCGAAGGCGGCGTCACGACCTCGCGCCGCATCGGGTCGCGCCTCGTCTTCCACGCCGCGAACGCGCGCCAGTGGACGCGCACCGCGAGAGACGTCCAGCCCACCCAGGCCGCGACCACGAGGACGGCCAGCGCGACCAGGCCCGCCGCCTCCGCGACGTCGCCGCGCAGCGCCCGCTTCGAAGCGCCGCGCACGCAGAGCAGGCAGCTCACCGCGGCGACCGGCGTCAGCAGGAGGGCGAACAAAAGCAGGTCGCTCAGCAGCGCCCTCTGCATCTGCGGCTCGCCGAACAGGACCCAGCGGTAGAACAGCCGAGCGGAACCCGACTCGACCGCGCCGGTCTGGAAGCGATGTTGACATACCTCGCAGAGTTCTTCCGCGTTCGGGGCGTTCATGCGACGCTCCAGACACGAGGAGTGTCTGAGGCCAGCGGCGCCCGAGCACTTGCAGAGAGACACGAGCGGTTCCTCTCGGTCCCCTTCGCGGCAGATGCGGCAGGCGGGTCTGCCGTTCGAAGCGGTCACGTGGGAGTCGCCGGCAGGAGGAGTCTCGGGCGGGCTGCCGCCTCGCGCCTGGTCTGCTTCGAAGTCGCCTGCCGACGGCGCTGAGGCGGCGGCTTCTTGCGGGCTTGCCGGATAAAACAGGAAGTCTTCCGGTGGCGCGACCGCCCTTTCGTGTCGTCTCTCGTTTTCGAGCTCGGTGCTCGAGTCGACGAAGGCGAGGTAACCCTTGGGTGTCCACGACGGCGAGGGCTCGATGTCCGAGGACGGATCGTACCGAGACCCGCGAGACCTTGGTGATGAACTTGAAGATGACGAAGTCAACGAAGAAGGATAGCGGCAGTTGTGCTCCTCGGCGACTATAGGGACCTCGTCGTCGTCCTCATCCCGGGGGCTCGGTCTCTTAAGCGTGCAACTTCGCGTTATCCGGACGGCGATGTCCCGAAGGCGTCGCTGGTGGGCTGCGGCCCCGAAGGGTTTGGGAATCGCGCGC
This window encodes:
- the LOC142584377 gene encoding uncharacterized protein LOC142584377, producing MPRDRYKTLSNGTPTEARAIPKPFGAAAHQRRLRDIAVRITRSCTLKRPSPRDEDDDEVPIVAEEHNCRYPSSLTSSSSSSSPRSRGSRYDPSSDIEPSPSWTPKGYLAFVDSSTELENERRHERAVAPPEDFLFYPASPQEAAASAPSAGDFEADQARGGSPPETPPAGDSHVTASNGRPACRICREGDREEPLVSLCKCSGAAGLRHSSCLERRMNAPNAEELCEVCQHRFQTGAVESGSARLFYRWVLFGEPQMQRALLSDLLLFALLLTPVAAVSCLLCVRGASKRALRGDVAEAAGLVALAVLVVAAWVGWTSLAVRVHWRAFAAWKTRRDPMRREVVTPPSQRGTTGPHRKTSARATRPRELVDVAAGSMDVETASTSTQRRDGGGDADVGQVLFETSPNALELPPSELQQQSVGPARQHSSRSGCIV